A stretch of Candidatus Omnitrophota bacterium DNA encodes these proteins:
- a CDS encoding transposase, translating to MPRTARVFIENVCYHIIARGNKREAIFYDPTDFRTYLHLVHKYKLKFGCRIYAFCLMSNHIHLMLESPQGLKAMSSFMHGLHHTYAMIFNGRYKRVGHLWQNRYKNPIVLKDEYLIHLLSYIEFNPVRAGLVNKPEDYMWSSYRARVLGEKNIIIDDLSSF from the coding sequence GTGCCCAGAACTGCTAGGGTTTTTATTGAAAATGTTTGCTATCATATAATTGCGAGAGGCAATAAAAGGGAAGCCATTTTTTACGATCCAACTGATTTTCGCACATACCTTCATTTAGTACACAAATATAAGCTTAAATTTGGTTGCCGTATTTATGCTTTTTGCCTCATGTCCAACCATATTCACTTGATGCTTGAATCGCCTCAAGGGCTTAAAGCAATGAGCTCATTTATGCATGGCCTTCATCATACTTATGCAATGATATTTAACGGAAGATACAAAAGAGTTGGGCATTTATGGCAGAATCGTTACAAGAATCCGATTGTCCTTAAGGATGAATACCTCATACACCTTCTATCATATATCGAATTTAACCCTGTAAGAGCCGGACTTGTCAATAAACCGGAAGACTATATGTGGAGTAGCTATAGAGCAAGAGTGCTTGGAGAGAAAAACATTATTATAGATGATCTTAGTTCTTTTTAA
- a CDS encoding NAD(P)H-hydrate dehydratase, translating into MNINEAIKSFPKRAVDAHKGNFGHVLVIAGSGGGTGAAYLTAQAAALSGSGLVTLAVGRSIFPIMAVKLTEVMVRPFFETRDWSLSLFAEKDIINFSDKADVLAIGPGISQNKETQDLVRNLIAKVEKPVVLDADGINACAGHVSMLKTAKSRLILTPHPGEMARLIGQDIKYIEQNRKDVALKFAAEYNTVLVLKGHNTVVAAPTGDIYVNETGNAGMATGGSGDVLTGMIASFIGQGAGPFIAAALGVYFHGLAGDIALKDKGALSLLATDILNKLPEALKALA; encoded by the coding sequence ATGAATATAAATGAAGCGATAAAGAGTTTTCCGAAGAGGGCCGTCGACGCACATAAAGGAAATTTCGGCCACGTGCTCGTGATTGCCGGTTCGGGTGGCGGCACGGGTGCCGCCTATCTCACGGCTCAGGCGGCGGCGCTTTCCGGAAGCGGACTTGTGACGCTCGCGGTGGGTAGGAGTATATTTCCGATAATGGCGGTGAAGCTCACGGAAGTCATGGTGCGGCCGTTCTTTGAGACGAGAGATTGGTCGCTCAGCCTTTTTGCGGAGAAGGACATAATCAATTTCAGCGATAAGGCGGATGTCCTTGCTATCGGGCCGGGAATATCCCAGAATAAAGAGACTCAAGACCTGGTCAGGAATCTTATAGCTAAAGTCGAAAAACCGGTGGTCCTGGACGCCGATGGCATCAATGCCTGTGCCGGGCATGTCAGTATGTTAAAAACCGCCAAGTCCAGGCTTATCCTGACGCCCCATCCGGGGGAGATGGCGCGCCTTATCGGGCAGGATATTAAATATATCGAGCAAAATAGAAAAGATGTTGCGTTAAAGTTCGCCGCTGAGTATAATACCGTCTTAGTTTTAAAGGGGCATAATACAGTGGTTGCCGCTCCTACCGGCGACATATACGTGAATGAGACGGGTAATGCCGGTATGGCGACGGGCGGATCCGGAGACGTTCTTACCGGAATGATAGCTAGCTTTATAGGCCAGGGAGCCGGACCTTTTATCGCGGCGGCGCTTGGCGTATATTTTCACGGCCTGGCGGGCGACATCGCTCTTAAAGATAAGGGCGCGTTGAGCCTTTTAGCGACGGATATTTTGAATAAATTGCCGGAAGCATTAAAGGCGCTAGCATAG
- the acpS gene encoding holo-ACP synthase: MILGMGVDIVEIYRMKDAIKKWGDSFLTKIFTPREIKYSTARRFAHQHFAARFAAKEAVVKAFGEPSKHPIRWTEIEVLNDKEGKPIIEFHNDALKLKKKKSVGNVVVSMSHSKNYAIANVILIEGAK, translated from the coding sequence ATGATATTGGGCATGGGTGTTGACATAGTGGAAATATACAGGATGAAGGATGCCATAAAGAAGTGGGGCGATTCGTTCCTGACTAAAATATTTACTCCCCGGGAGATAAAATATTCCACAGCGAGGCGTTTCGCGCACCAGCATTTCGCGGCAAGGTTCGCGGCTAAGGAAGCGGTGGTGAAGGCGTTTGGCGAGCCGAGCAAACATCCGATAAGATGGACGGAGATAGAAGTGCTGAACGATAAAGAGGGTAAGCCTATTATAGAATTTCATAACGATGCGCTGAAGCTGAAAAAGAAGAAGAGTGTCGGGAATGTAGTCGTCAGCATGTCGCATTCCAAAAATTACGCGATAGCCAACGTGATACTTATAGAAGGTGCTAAATGA
- a CDS encoding pyridoxine 5'-phosphate synthase — MVKLGVNIDHVATIREARKTYEPSPVEAAKECIRAGCDSIVCHLREDRRHIKDADVIQLRKIITNLNLEMSIAKDIVDFACKIKPNQATLVPEKRQEVTTEGGLDVKGNEARIKRVVARLRRNGIAVSLFINPSPGQIDASVRVGARIIEFHTGEYANAQGAGAVRRQLDILKRAVAYASEKGLKVNAGHGLNYKNVKTVAKIKGINELNIGHSIVARAVFTGIARAVKDMIGIIR, encoded by the coding sequence ATGGTCAAGCTGGGTGTGAACATAGATCATGTCGCGACTATCAGAGAGGCGAGGAAGACTTATGAGCCGAGTCCTGTAGAGGCCGCTAAAGAGTGCATTAGGGCCGGATGCGACTCGATAGTCTGCCATCTGCGCGAGGATCGTCGTCACATAAAGGACGCCGACGTTATTCAGCTTCGCAAGATTATTACCAATCTTAATCTCGAAATGTCGATCGCTAAAGATATTGTGGATTTTGCGTGCAAGATAAAGCCCAATCAGGCGACCCTTGTTCCGGAGAAGAGGCAGGAGGTAACGACGGAAGGCGGCTTGGATGTGAAGGGGAATGAAGCGCGTATTAAGCGGGTGGTCGCGCGGCTACGCAGAAACGGCATAGCTGTGAGCTTATTCATAAACCCTTCACCCGGACAGATCGATGCGTCTGTAAGAGTCGGAGCCAGGATCATAGAATTTCACACAGGCGAATACGCGAACGCGCAGGGCGCCGGTGCCGTAAGGCGCCAGCTCGATATCTTAAAGCGCGCTGTCGCTTACGCGTCGGAAAAAGGCCTCAAGGTGAACGCGGGACACGGATTGAATTACAAAAACGTAAAGACTGTCGCGAAGATAAAAGGGATTAACGAATTGAACATAGGCCATTCCATCGTTGCGCGTGCGGTATTTACCGGCATCGCCCGCGCCGTAAAGGATATGATAGGTATCATAAGATGA
- a CDS encoding YbbR-like domain-containing protein has translation MLKSIREFFTKNVWLKIGSLLLALVLWFYVVNELHKGSEEDRQFLNKILPSEGLSAKKLSIKPILTGTPPRGYMADSRKAVVAPDYCIVVGTKDLLSKIRFAYTMPIDVRGVTKSFTRSVPLNPIAPGIYMEETLVQVTVSVEKQ, from the coding sequence GTGCTAAAATCCATTAGAGAGTTTTTCACAAAGAATGTCTGGCTTAAGATAGGCTCGCTCCTTCTGGCTCTAGTCCTATGGTTCTACGTAGTCAATGAGCTCCATAAAGGCAGTGAAGAGGACAGGCAGTTCCTGAATAAAATATTGCCTTCGGAAGGGCTCTCGGCGAAGAAACTTTCAATAAAGCCGATACTCACCGGAACTCCGCCGCGGGGTTATATGGCGGATTCGCGCAAAGCGGTCGTTGCGCCGGATTACTGCATAGTAGTCGGCACAAAGGACCTGCTGTCGAAGATACGCTTCGCTTACACTATGCCCATAGATGTCCGGGGCGTGACAAAATCATTTACCAGGTCGGTGCCGTTAAATCCGATAGCGCCGGGGATTTATATGGAAGAGACGCTTGTGCAGGTTACAGTGAGCGTGGAGAAACAGTGA